In a single window of the Cydia pomonella isolate Wapato2018A chromosome 2, ilCydPomo1, whole genome shotgun sequence genome:
- the LOC133534848 gene encoding pro-resilin-like isoform X1, with protein MILWVIWLSALALSTTKCEPPVNSYLPPSSGGNGRPSPEYGPPGANNGGRGNSQDPGGFGGPGGRPDSGRPGSQNQPSDSYSPPGQFPSNKLDTQYGPPSAQGQGRSGPGSPQGGSGGSPQGGFGGSPQDGFGGRPSSQSGFGGSSNNLDTQYGPPSAQGQDRGGPGSSRGGGGPQGGFGGRPSQGGFSSRPQQGQGSFNIPSAEYGAPEQGPGSFSRQRGQPPQQGQGGFNTPSDEYGAPGQGVDSFGQPGGSPSSAGGRPGGGGRPQTSYDAPNQGLGQSSGGGRAGGRGGQGDQSQRPDSSYGPPASSGFQQSNNQFGAGGSQRAPESSYRAPNANGPQGGFGGQQSGAPSSSYGAPGFGAGGSGGGGRGGSGNGGSDFGDNGSDEPAKYEYNYEVDDAQTGTKFGHSEQRDGDVATGEYNVVLPDGRKQVVEYEAGLQGYKPMIRYEGGAAGGGAGFGAGGGSGGGAQGYPRGGPSDGGRGFSGENDIGYPQGGRSQGNSGFEPQGSQGGSQGYDDQGGQAGYPRGGPGGGRGQQLSEDLRVPQRQQNGQGNAGYPSGGPGTNGLEGLNGDSGYPSGRPQGGRGFPSGGQSGDEGYPSGGPSGRGQGGFGSPDRLTADNGYPRGGSQGNRGPGGRGGDEGYPSGAPNGPRGSGY; from the exons ATGATTTTA TGGGTTATTTGGCTTAGCGCCCTTGCATTGTCAACGACTAAATGCGAGCCTCCAGTAAACAGCTACCTCCCGCCATCTTCCGGTGGTAATGGCCGACCATCTCCAGAGTATGGGCCTCCCGGAGCTAACAACGGAGGCCGTGGTAATTCCCAAGATCCTGGTGGTTTCGGAGGTCCTGGAGGCCGCCCGGATTCTGGAAGACCAGGAAGCCAAAATCAGCCTAGCGACTCTTACTCGCCCCCAGGGCAATTTCCATCGAATAAATTAGACACACAGTACGGACCACCTTCAGCACAAGGTCAGGGTCGTAGTGGACCTGGCTCTCCTCAAGGTGGTTCTGGAGGTAGCCCACAAGGTGGGTTTGGaggtagcccacaagatggttTTGGAGGAAGACCATCTTCTCAAAGTGGTTTCGGAGGGTCATCGAATAATTTAGATACGCAGTATGGACCACCTTCAGCACAAGGCCAAGATCGTGGTGGACCTGGCTCATCTCGAGGCGGAGGAGGCCCTCAGGGTGGTTTTGGAGGAAGGCCATCGCAAGGAGGATTTAGTTCCCGGCCACAACAAGGACAAGGAAGCTTCAACATTCCGAGTGCTGAATACGGTGCCCCGGAGCAGGGGCCCGGTTCTTTTAGCAGGCAAAGAGGTCAACCACCGCAGCAAGGACAAGGGGGGTTTAACACCCCGAGTGATGAATATGGTGCTCCCGGGCAGGGCGTTGATTCGTTTGGACAACCAGGAGGATCACCTTCAAGTGCAGGAGGAAGGCCTGGAGGTGGTGGACGACCACAAACAAGCTACGATGCTCCAAATCAGGGATTAGGTCAGTCATCTGGAGGTGGGAGGGCTGGAGGACGCGGCGGTCAAGGAGACCAAAGCCAACGGCCCGATAGTTCGTACGGCCCACCTGCTAGTAGTGGATTCCAACAATCGAATAACCAGTTCGGTGCTGGAGGTTCACAAAGAGCACCGGAATCTTCTTACAGAGCTCCGAACGCTAACGGACCGCAGGGTGGATTCGGAGGTCAGCAGTCTGGTGCACCCTCCTCGTCGTATGGGGCGCCTGGCTTCGGCGCTGGTGGTAGTGGAGGTGGTGGTCGAGGTGGTTCTGGCAACGGCGGGTCTGACTTTGGCGATAACGGATCtgat GAGCCCgctaaatacgagtataactaTGAAGTGGACGATGCCCAGACAGGTACTAAATTTGGTCATTCAGAACAACGCGACGGCGACGTCGCCACCGGGGAGTATAACGTAGTACTGCCCGACGGCAGAAAGCAGGTCGTGGAGTACGAGGCGGGCCTGCAGGGATACAAGCCTATGATCCGATACGAGG GTGGAGCAGCCGGCGGCGGAGCCGGATTTGGCGCGG GCGGAGGTTCCGGCGGTGGAGCTCAAGGCTACCCACGCGGCGGCCCAAGCGACGGTGGCCGCGGGTTCTCTGGTGAGAACGATATTGGCTATCCGCAGGGCGGACGTAGCCAAGGAAATTCTGGGTTTGAACCACAAGGCAGCCAAGGTGGCTCCCAGGGCTACGATGACCAGGGAGGCCAAGCAGGATATCCAAGAGGAGGACCTGGAGGCGGTAGAGGCCAACAACTTTCCGAAGATCTTAGGGTCCCTCAGAGGCAACAGAACGGTCAGGGGAATGCTGGGTACCCGTCCGGTGGCCCCGGGACGAACGGGTTGGAAGGCTTGAATGGCGATAGTGGTTACCCTAGCGGTAGACCTCAGGGCGGTAGAGGATTTCCCAGTGGCGGGCAGTCGGGAGATGAAGGATACCCCAGCGGTGGTCCGAGCGGCAGAGGACAGGGGGGCTTCGGCTCTCCGGATAGACTCACTGCTGATAACGGATATCCAAGAGGTGGCAGCCAAGGAAACAGGGGACCAGGGGGTCGAGGCGGAGACGAAGGATACCCCAGCGGTGCCCCTAACGGTCCAAGGGGCTCTGGATattaa
- the LOC133534848 gene encoding pro-resilin-like isoform X2, with amino-acid sequence MILWVIWLSALALSTTKCEPPVNSYLPPSSGGNGRPSPEYGPPGANNGGRGNSQDPGGFGGPGGRPDSGRPGSQNQPSDSYSPPGQFPSNKLDTQYGPPSAQGQGRSGPGSPQGGSGGSPQGGFGGSPQDGFGGRPSSQSGFGGSSNNLDTQYGPPSAQGQDRGGPGSSRGGGGPQGGFGGRPSQGGFSSRPQQGQGSFNIPSAEYGAPEQGPGSFSRQRGQPPQQGQGGFNTPSDEYGAPGQGVDSFGQPGGSPSSAGGRPGGGGRPQTSYDAPNQGLGQSSGGGRAGGRGGQGDQSQRPDSSYGPPASSGFQQSNNQFGAGGSQRAPESSYRAPNANGPQGGFGGQQSGAPSSSYGAPGFGAGGSGGGGRGGSGNGGSDFGDNGSDEPAKYEYNYEVDDAQTGGAAGGGAGFGAGGGSGGGAQGYPRGGPSDGGRGFSGENDIGYPQGGRSQGNSGFEPQGSQGGSQGYDDQGGQAGYPRGGPGGGRGQQLSEDLRVPQRQQNGQGNAGYPSGGPGTNGLEGLNGDSGYPSGRPQGGRGFPSGGQSGDEGYPSGGPSGRGQGGFGSPDRLTADNGYPRGGSQGNRGPGGRGGDEGYPSGAPNGPRGSGY; translated from the exons ATGATTTTA TGGGTTATTTGGCTTAGCGCCCTTGCATTGTCAACGACTAAATGCGAGCCTCCAGTAAACAGCTACCTCCCGCCATCTTCCGGTGGTAATGGCCGACCATCTCCAGAGTATGGGCCTCCCGGAGCTAACAACGGAGGCCGTGGTAATTCCCAAGATCCTGGTGGTTTCGGAGGTCCTGGAGGCCGCCCGGATTCTGGAAGACCAGGAAGCCAAAATCAGCCTAGCGACTCTTACTCGCCCCCAGGGCAATTTCCATCGAATAAATTAGACACACAGTACGGACCACCTTCAGCACAAGGTCAGGGTCGTAGTGGACCTGGCTCTCCTCAAGGTGGTTCTGGAGGTAGCCCACAAGGTGGGTTTGGaggtagcccacaagatggttTTGGAGGAAGACCATCTTCTCAAAGTGGTTTCGGAGGGTCATCGAATAATTTAGATACGCAGTATGGACCACCTTCAGCACAAGGCCAAGATCGTGGTGGACCTGGCTCATCTCGAGGCGGAGGAGGCCCTCAGGGTGGTTTTGGAGGAAGGCCATCGCAAGGAGGATTTAGTTCCCGGCCACAACAAGGACAAGGAAGCTTCAACATTCCGAGTGCTGAATACGGTGCCCCGGAGCAGGGGCCCGGTTCTTTTAGCAGGCAAAGAGGTCAACCACCGCAGCAAGGACAAGGGGGGTTTAACACCCCGAGTGATGAATATGGTGCTCCCGGGCAGGGCGTTGATTCGTTTGGACAACCAGGAGGATCACCTTCAAGTGCAGGAGGAAGGCCTGGAGGTGGTGGACGACCACAAACAAGCTACGATGCTCCAAATCAGGGATTAGGTCAGTCATCTGGAGGTGGGAGGGCTGGAGGACGCGGCGGTCAAGGAGACCAAAGCCAACGGCCCGATAGTTCGTACGGCCCACCTGCTAGTAGTGGATTCCAACAATCGAATAACCAGTTCGGTGCTGGAGGTTCACAAAGAGCACCGGAATCTTCTTACAGAGCTCCGAACGCTAACGGACCGCAGGGTGGATTCGGAGGTCAGCAGTCTGGTGCACCCTCCTCGTCGTATGGGGCGCCTGGCTTCGGCGCTGGTGGTAGTGGAGGTGGTGGTCGAGGTGGTTCTGGCAACGGCGGGTCTGACTTTGGCGATAACGGATCtgat GAGCCCgctaaatacgagtataactaTGAAGTGGACGATGCCCAGACAG GTGGAGCAGCCGGCGGCGGAGCCGGATTTGGCGCGG GCGGAGGTTCCGGCGGTGGAGCTCAAGGCTACCCACGCGGCGGCCCAAGCGACGGTGGCCGCGGGTTCTCTGGTGAGAACGATATTGGCTATCCGCAGGGCGGACGTAGCCAAGGAAATTCTGGGTTTGAACCACAAGGCAGCCAAGGTGGCTCCCAGGGCTACGATGACCAGGGAGGCCAAGCAGGATATCCAAGAGGAGGACCTGGAGGCGGTAGAGGCCAACAACTTTCCGAAGATCTTAGGGTCCCTCAGAGGCAACAGAACGGTCAGGGGAATGCTGGGTACCCGTCCGGTGGCCCCGGGACGAACGGGTTGGAAGGCTTGAATGGCGATAGTGGTTACCCTAGCGGTAGACCTCAGGGCGGTAGAGGATTTCCCAGTGGCGGGCAGTCGGGAGATGAAGGATACCCCAGCGGTGGTCCGAGCGGCAGAGGACAGGGGGGCTTCGGCTCTCCGGATAGACTCACTGCTGATAACGGATATCCAAGAGGTGGCAGCCAAGGAAACAGGGGACCAGGGGGTCGAGGCGGAGACGAAGGATACCCCAGCGGTGCCCCTAACGGTCCAAGGGGCTCTGGATattaa
- the LOC133534849 gene encoding uncharacterized protein LOC133534849 isoform X1, with product MRLAFVLSVLVWLLVQDSITCVRIRDLRVPAHVAEGSEVVLGCIFDMQGHRLFSVKWLRNGEVFYHYRPGSGSYNVPDIRAFSDQGVSVDVSRSSMETVTLLFMGRESAGEYRCDVTGEGPLFRKDSAKKNITVDLIPEKEPEVTGLQDYYDVGSPVLLNCTSTGARPASRVQWFVNNMQAPKYHVRGPWYRRSLHRLDAYDTTVELSFGVRESHFLNGIMKLKCEATLAPLYRKEVELKYQRFPRTRGSILMATTTKYLEKTTEEPCTDTITVELDEPPPHLEPWSIEAKPDGATLSGFSVKLLYVCILLRVLL from the exons ATTCCATAACATGTGTCCGGATCCGGGACCTGCGGGTGCCGGCGCACGTGGCCGAGGGCTCGGAGGTGGTGCTGGGCTGCATATTCGACATGCAGGGCCATCGGCTCTTCTCCGTCAAGTGGCTGAGGAACGGAGAGGTCTTCTACCACTACAGGCCCGGCAGCGGCAGCTACAACGTGCCAGACATTAGGGCCTTCTCAGATCAAGGAGTATCCGTTGAT GTGTCGCGATCGAGCATGGAAACAGTGACGCTACTGTTCATGGGGCGCGAGTCGGCGGGCGAGTACCGCTGCGACGTCACAGGCGAGGGACCGCTCTTCAGGAAGGATTCCGCCAAAAAAAACATTACGGTCGACC TGATACCTGAAAAAGAGCCGGAAGTGACGGGTCTCCAGGATTACTACGACGTGGGTTCACCTGTACTGCTGAATTGTACTTCCACGGGCGCGAGGCCCGCGAGTCGGGTTCAGTGGTTTGTGAACAACATGCAAGCGCCGAAGTACCACGTGCGTGGACCGTGGTACCGGCGCTCGCTGCACCGACTGGACGCGTACGACACCACGGTCGAGCTCTCTTTCGGAGTGCGGGAGTCGCATTTCTTAAATGGAATCATGAAATTAAAG TGTGAGGCAACATTGGCGCCATTATATCGCAAAGAGGTGGAGTTGAAATATCAGAGATTCCCACGGACCAGGGGAAGCATACTTATGGCGACCACAACGAAGTACCTAGAGAAAACGACTGAGGAACCCTGTACTGACACCATAACTGTGGAATTGGACGAGCCCCCACCGCATTTGGAGCCTTGGTCGATTGAAGCAAAACCAG ATGGCGCCACGTTGTCGGGATTTTCCGTCAAACTGTTATACGTCTGCATTTTATTAAGAGTATTactttaa
- the LOC133534849 gene encoding uncharacterized protein LOC133534849 isoform X2, giving the protein MQGHRLFSVKWLRNGEVFYHYRPGSGSYNVPDIRAFSDQGVSVDVSRSSMETVTLLFMGRESAGEYRCDVTGEGPLFRKDSAKKNITVDLIPEKEPEVTGLQDYYDVGSPVLLNCTSTGARPASRVQWFVNNMQAPKYHVRGPWYRRSLHRLDAYDTTVELSFGVRESHFLNGIMKLKCEATLAPLYRKEVELKYQRFPRTRGSILMATTTKYLEKTTEEPCTDTITVELDEPPPHLEPWSIEAKPDGATLSGFSVKLLYVCILLRVLL; this is encoded by the exons ATGCAGGGCCATCGGCTCTTCTCCGTCAAGTGGCTGAGGAACGGAGAGGTCTTCTACCACTACAGGCCCGGCAGCGGCAGCTACAACGTGCCAGACATTAGGGCCTTCTCAGATCAAGGAGTATCCGTTGAT GTGTCGCGATCGAGCATGGAAACAGTGACGCTACTGTTCATGGGGCGCGAGTCGGCGGGCGAGTACCGCTGCGACGTCACAGGCGAGGGACCGCTCTTCAGGAAGGATTCCGCCAAAAAAAACATTACGGTCGACC TGATACCTGAAAAAGAGCCGGAAGTGACGGGTCTCCAGGATTACTACGACGTGGGTTCACCTGTACTGCTGAATTGTACTTCCACGGGCGCGAGGCCCGCGAGTCGGGTTCAGTGGTTTGTGAACAACATGCAAGCGCCGAAGTACCACGTGCGTGGACCGTGGTACCGGCGCTCGCTGCACCGACTGGACGCGTACGACACCACGGTCGAGCTCTCTTTCGGAGTGCGGGAGTCGCATTTCTTAAATGGAATCATGAAATTAAAG TGTGAGGCAACATTGGCGCCATTATATCGCAAAGAGGTGGAGTTGAAATATCAGAGATTCCCACGGACCAGGGGAAGCATACTTATGGCGACCACAACGAAGTACCTAGAGAAAACGACTGAGGAACCCTGTACTGACACCATAACTGTGGAATTGGACGAGCCCCCACCGCATTTGGAGCCTTGGTCGATTGAAGCAAAACCAG ATGGCGCCACGTTGTCGGGATTTTCCGTCAAACTGTTATACGTCTGCATTTTATTAAGAGTATTactttaa